One genomic region from Prunus persica cultivar Lovell chromosome G3, Prunus_persica_NCBIv2, whole genome shotgun sequence encodes:
- the LOC18782021 gene encoding uncharacterized protein LOC18782021, which translates to MEQKKKDMIRIERESVIPVIKPKIIMTLANLIEHSSDRAEFLKLCKRVEYTIRAWYLLQFEDLMQLYSLFDPVNGAKKLEQHNLPPKEIDVLEQNFLTYLFQVMEKSNFKIASNEEIEVAHSGQYLLNLPIVVDESKLDKKLLKKFFERRPQPNLPDFCDKYIIFRRGVGLDQTTDYFFMEKVDMIIARFWAYLLRITKVGKLLSRRSSGRPKTDPKKNEEISSEADGEDEDLHVERIRLEKMELSVKNLLSKTTIKEPTFDRIIVVYRRASTKAKEERGIYVKHFRNIPMADMEIVLPEKKNPGLTPMDWVKFLGSAIVGLVAVVGSIEMPKADLWVIFAVLSTVIGYCAKIYFTFQQNLVAYQNLITQSMYDKQLDSGRGTLLHLCDDVIQQEVKEVIIAFYILMEQGKATTQDLDRWCEELIKEEFNANCNFDVEDAVHKLMKLGIVAQDSVGRFYCVGLKRANEIIGTTTEELVLKAKQGDTSALEQL; encoded by the exons atggagcaaaagaagaaggacATGATTCGAATTGAGCGTGAATCTGTCATCCCAGTTATCAAGCCCAAAATCATCATGACCTTGGCCAACCTCATTG AACATAGTTCTGACCGGGCTGAGTTTTTAAAGCTCTGCAAGAGAGTTGAGTACACAATTCGGGCTTGGTATCTTCTACAGTTCGAGGATTTGATG CAACTTTACTCCCTCTTTGACCCTGTAAATGGGGCTAAAAAATTGGAACAACACAATCTTCCTCCTAAAGAAATTGATGTACTTGAACAGAATTTCCTCACGTACTTATTTCAG GTGATGGAAAAGAGTAATTTCAAAATAGCAAGCAATGAGGAAATTGAGGTTGCGCATTCAGGGCAGTATCTTCTAAATCTACCAATCGTGGTTGATGAGTCTAAG CTTGACAAGAAgcttttaaagaaattttttgaaaggcGTCCTCAACCAAACCTTCCCGATTTTTGTGATAAG TACATTATCTTCCGACGCGGTGTTGGACTTGATCAGACAACTGATTACTTTTTCATGGAGAAAGTGGACATGATCATTGCACGCTTTTGGGCTTATCTTTTACGAATAACTAA GGTCGGAAAACTTTTATCCAGAAGATCAAGTGGACGACCTAAGACAGATCCAAAGAAGAATGAGGAAATTAGCTCTGAAGCAGATGGAGAGGATGAAGACTTACATGTTGAACGAATCCGTCTAGAAAAAATGGAACTAAG TGTTAAAAATTTGCTGAGCAAGACCACGATCAAAGAGCCAACCTTTGATAGGATAATTGTTGTTTACAG GCGAGCAAGTACCAAAGCAAAAGAGGAACGAGGAATATATGTGAAACATTTCAGAAATATTCCGATGGCTGATATGGAGATAGTTCTT CCTGAGAAGAAGAACCCTGGGTTAACCCCAATGGACTGGGTCAAGTTCCTTGGCTCTGCTATAGTTGGGCTG GTTGCTGTTGTTGGTTCGATTGAAATGCCTAAAGCTGATCTTTGGGTCATTTTTGCAGTTCTTTCCACTGTGATTGGTTACTGTGCTAAGATATACTTCAC TTTTCAGCAGAACTTGGTAGCATATCAGAACTTAATAACACAGTCCATGTACGACAAACAACTCGATAGCGGAAGGGGTACTCTTCTTCACTTGTGTGATGATGTGATTCAACAGGAA GTCAAGGAGGTGATAATTGCTTTCTATATACTAATGGAGCAAGGGAAAGCTACAACACAA GATCTGGATAGGTGGTGTGAGGAACTAATTAAAGAAGAGTTTAACGCCAACTGTAATTTTGATGTGGAAGATGCAGTTCATAAGTTGATGAAATTAGGAATTGTTGCTCAG GATTCCGTTGGACGGTTCTACTGCGTTGGGCTGAAACGTGCTAATGAGATCATCGGCACCACCACTGAGGAGCTTGTCCTTAAGGCAAAACAAG GTGATACTTCTGCTCTCGAACAGCTCTAG
- the LOC18781984 gene encoding RING-H2 finger protein ATL39 codes for MSEKFPGDAVQIVAMAIFFSVILLFVGIGFLILVHVWIVGRAFRRGGFGNGSMVAMASSTGGTASMSKDDLEKLPSFDYVANWDKPGSPVDCAVCLDSFKMGEKCRLLPLCKHSFHAQCVDAWLLRTPICPICRSRTAEPQKEGPVTDASVDLRESQTTGSRHLSDIRIELRENQTTESGHLSVI; via the coding sequence ATGAGTGAAAAGTTTCCAGGTGATGCAGTGCAGATTGTGGCAATGGCAATCTTCTTTTCTGTCATATTGTTATTTGTGGGAATTGGGTTCTTGATCTTAGTCCATGTTTGGATTGTTGGGAGGGCTTTCAGAAGAGGAGGGTTTGGTAATGGCTCTATGGTTGCCATGGCCAGCAGTACAGGTGGCACAGCAAGCATGTCCAAAGATGACCTAGAAAAGCTTCCTAGCTTTGATTATGTAGCCAATTGGGACAAGCCAGGTAGCCCTGTGGATTGTGCAGTGTGCTTGGACAGCTTCAAGATGGGCGAGAAGTGCAGGCTGTTGCCTCTGTGCAAGCACAGTTTTCATGCTCAGTGCGTGGATGCATGGCTTTTGCGGACACCCATTTGTCCCATTTGCAGAAGCAGGACTGCTGAGCCCCAGAAAGAAGGGCCTGTTACAGATGCTAGCGTTGACCTGAGGGAAAGTCAAACAACCGGAAGCAGGCATTTGAGTGACAttagaattgaattgagggAGAACCAGACAACGGAAAGTGGGCACCTGTCTGTCATCTAA